In Borrelia duttonii Ly, one DNA window encodes the following:
- a CDS encoding DUF1506 family protein: protein MQVNHVRTKFAQMAESVISYFEDKKPLRLYKKRYEHNEDTASIDAIIDKDNFQEFTGVLFSINPDSIVSINESNLGDMTCLYTLYTSAQLDFEISDRISEGDLDNFHFEIISIDGSVGYLTLTLKGVGRYA from the coding sequence ATGCAGGTAAATCATGTTAGAACTAAATTTGCTCAAATGGCAGAATCTGTTATCTCTTATTTTGAAGATAAAAAACCTTTGAGACTTTACAAAAAAAGATATGAACATAATGAAGATACTGCAAGTATTGACGCAATAATTGACAAAGACAACTTTCAAGAATTTACAGGCGTACTATTTAGCATCAATCCCGATTCTATTGTAAGTATCAATGAATCAAATCTTGGTGATATGACATGTCTTTACACCCTTTACACAAGTGCACAACTTGACTTTGAGATCTCAGATAGAATTTCTGAAGGTGATTTAGATAATTTTCACTTCGAAATAATATCAATTGATGGTTCTGTAGGTTATCTCACATTAACATTAAAGGGAGTTGGGAGATATGCATGA
- a CDS encoding DUF3890 domain-containing protein, giving the protein MSQHESQEETQELQNEIRQLYTEIIELLDTNEETVSFSTFMQYAKLVNMLLEVRGIDVEMLTASHIKLLMYYYTGCRLKKSGTIDDFSGNSQVVKRHKLNELEIEYEQVQSQSDGSESFGAGIKVSEGFCSSFDSLLANLALVEESTTKKYCIGVAR; this is encoded by the coding sequence ATGTCACAGCATGAAAGTCAAGAAGAAACACAAGAACTTCAAAATGAAATACGCCAACTTTATACGGAAATAATAGAATTACTAGACACTAATGAAGAGACTGTGAGTTTTTCTACTTTTATGCAGTATGCAAAATTAGTCAATATGCTTCTTGAAGTTAGGGGTATTGACGTAGAGATGCTCACGGCTTCACATATTAAATTGTTGATGTATTACTATACTGGCTGCAGACTAAAGAAAAGCGGAACTATCGATGATTTTAGTGGCAATAGTCAAGTAGTAAAGAGGCATAAACTTAATGAACTTGAGATCGAATATGAACAGGTTCAATCACAATCTGATGGCTCTGAATCTTTTGGTGCTGGGATCAAAGTTAGTGAAGGGTTCTGTTCGTCTTTTGATTCATTATTAGCTAATTTAGCACTTGTTGAAGAATCAACAACTAAAAAATATTGCATAGGAGTTGCTCGTTAA